From Streptomyces sp. NBC_00370, a single genomic window includes:
- a CDS encoding SDR family NAD(P)-dependent oxidoreductase, translating into MTSIAIIGAGRGLGAAVARQFGREGFGVALISRTRDHVDALAADLGAEGLNARGFAADVRDPAALTAALADAASALGPVEVLQYSPLPHRDFMKPVLETTAADLQGPFEFSVQGPVTAVRQVLPWMLAEGRGTILFVNGGTAVQPHSERAGTSVAFAAESAYAQMLHETLTDRRVHVAQLIIPGAITAGDPRKDPGVLAGTLWTMHRERTGFRHFAEPMDA; encoded by the coding sequence ATGACCAGCATCGCCATCATCGGAGCAGGACGCGGTCTCGGAGCCGCCGTCGCACGGCAGTTCGGCCGCGAGGGCTTCGGCGTCGCGCTGATCTCCCGTACGCGGGACCATGTGGACGCGCTCGCGGCCGACCTCGGAGCCGAGGGCCTGAACGCGCGCGGCTTCGCCGCCGATGTGCGCGATCCGGCCGCCCTCACGGCCGCCCTGGCGGACGCCGCATCGGCGCTGGGGCCGGTGGAAGTGCTCCAGTACAGCCCCCTGCCGCACCGGGACTTCATGAAGCCCGTCCTGGAGACCACCGCCGCCGATCTCCAGGGGCCCTTCGAATTCTCCGTCCAGGGCCCGGTGACGGCCGTACGGCAGGTGCTGCCCTGGATGCTGGCCGAGGGCCGTGGCACGATCCTCTTCGTGAACGGCGGCACCGCCGTACAGCCCCACTCCGAGCGGGCGGGTACCTCCGTCGCTTTCGCCGCCGAAAGCGCCTACGCGCAAATGTTGCACGAGACGCTGACCGACAGGCGGGTGCATGTCGCGCAGCTGATCATCCCGGGCGCGATCACCGCCGGGGATCCGAGGAAGGACCCCGGCGTGCTCGCCGGAACCCTGTGGACCATGCATCGCGAGCGCACCGGCTTCCGCCACTTCGCCGAGCCCATGGATGCCTGA
- a CDS encoding GntR family transcriptional regulator → MSLLDDGGPIFAQIAAELANQIADGTVGEGERVASSNELASFYRVNPATAARSLTQLLDDGLVEKRRGVGMFVAEGARGRLVHARRRRFTDRYVRPMVVEAGRLGIGADELLGLVREELASAEVTSAEAVTGGEV, encoded by the coding sequence ATGTCACTTCTTGACGACGGCGGGCCGATCTTTGCCCAGATCGCCGCCGAGTTGGCGAACCAGATCGCCGACGGCACCGTGGGCGAGGGTGAACGGGTCGCGTCCAGCAACGAACTCGCGTCGTTCTACCGGGTCAACCCGGCCACGGCTGCGCGCAGCCTCACCCAGCTCCTGGACGACGGACTGGTGGAGAAGCGGCGGGGCGTCGGCATGTTCGTCGCGGAAGGCGCGCGGGGCCGGCTGGTGCACGCCCGGCGCCGCCGCTTCACCGACCGGTACGTACGGCCGATGGTGGTCGAGGCGGGGCGGCTCGGGATCGGGGCGGACGAACTGCTCGGTCTCGTGCGCGAGGAACTGGCCTCGGCCGAGGTGACCTCGGCCGAGGCGGTCACGGGGGGAGAGGTATGA
- a CDS encoding ABC transporter ATP-binding protein, with the protein MTPAVSVTGVDRHYRGHQALTDVTFALDTPCIAGLVGRNGAGKTTLLRILAGQELTSAGRVHVFGARPLENDAVLRRMILIREDQTYPDLKVRQVVAAGALLYPNWDAGLAGTLLDAYELPPARPVKKLSRGMRTALGIIVGLAARAELTLFDEPYAGLDAVARGFFYDQLLADYTAHPRCIVLSTHLVDEAAELLDRVLVLDHGRLVLDAPADDLRGTATTVTGPVGGVERFVAGRTTVSRRTMGAQTRAVMVGRLDARDRELADHLRLRLEDVTLQQLAVYAAEGHDPSDLTTARAS; encoded by the coding sequence ATGACGCCGGCCGTCTCGGTCACCGGGGTCGATCGCCACTATCGCGGTCACCAGGCGCTGACCGATGTCACCTTCGCACTCGACACACCGTGCATCGCGGGACTCGTGGGCCGCAACGGTGCGGGCAAGACCACACTGCTGCGCATCCTGGCCGGCCAGGAGCTGACCTCCGCCGGGCGGGTGCATGTCTTCGGGGCCCGGCCGTTGGAGAACGACGCGGTGCTGCGCCGGATGATCCTCATCAGGGAGGACCAGACCTATCCCGACCTGAAGGTCCGTCAAGTCGTCGCGGCCGGAGCGCTGTTGTACCCGAACTGGGACGCCGGTCTGGCCGGCACCCTGCTGGACGCGTACGAACTGCCGCCCGCCCGGCCGGTCAAGAAGCTGTCGCGCGGTATGCGGACCGCGCTCGGCATCATCGTCGGACTGGCGGCCCGAGCCGAACTCACCCTGTTCGACGAGCCGTACGCCGGTCTGGACGCGGTCGCACGCGGCTTCTTCTACGACCAGTTGCTGGCCGACTACACGGCCCACCCACGGTGCATCGTGCTCTCCACCCATCTCGTCGACGAGGCCGCCGAACTCCTGGACAGGGTCCTGGTCCTCGACCACGGCCGGCTCGTCCTCGACGCGCCGGCCGACGACCTGCGCGGCACCGCCACGACCGTCACAGGACCGGTCGGCGGCGTCGAGCGGTTCGTCGCGGGCCGTACGACGGTGAGCCGCCGCACGATGGGCGCGCAGACCAGGGCCGTGATGGTCGGCAGGCTCGACGCACGCGACCGGGAACTCGCCGACCATCTGCGGCTGCGCCTGGAGGACGTCACCCTGCAACAGCTCGCGGTCTACGCGGCCGAGGGCCACGACCCGTCCGACCTCACGACAGCGAGGGCATCCTGA
- a CDS encoding TetR/AcrR family transcriptional regulator yields the protein MTTQVITHLRSDARDNRERILAVARAAFAAEGLDVPIREIARRAEVGVATVYRHFQTKEALLAEAFEEQLASCSAVVAEGVAADDPWRGFCLVIERLMEMHALDRGFARAFTSQYPGAADFAADRDRTLRLLLELVRRAKEAGPLRDDFVLEDISLALMANEGIRAETPELRVAASRRFAALMLQSFQANPVRTPLPPAVRLPLSRR from the coding sequence GTGACGACGCAAGTGATAACGCATCTCCGCTCCGACGCCCGCGACAACCGCGAGCGCATCCTCGCGGTCGCACGCGCGGCGTTCGCCGCCGAGGGTCTGGACGTACCGATCCGGGAGATCGCCCGGCGTGCCGAGGTGGGTGTCGCGACCGTCTACCGGCACTTCCAGACCAAGGAGGCGCTGCTGGCCGAGGCGTTCGAGGAGCAGTTGGCCTCCTGCTCCGCCGTCGTGGCGGAGGGGGTGGCGGCGGACGATCCGTGGCGCGGGTTCTGTCTGGTGATCGAGCGGCTGATGGAGATGCACGCCCTCGACCGGGGCTTCGCCCGCGCGTTCACCTCGCAGTATCCCGGCGCCGCGGACTTCGCCGCCGACCGTGACCGCACCCTGCGGCTGCTGCTCGAACTGGTACGGCGGGCGAAGGAAGCGGGCCCGCTGCGGGACGACTTCGTCCTGGAGGACATCAGCCTGGCGCTGATGGCGAACGAGGGCATCCGCGCCGAGACCCCGGAGCTGCGGGTGGCGGCCTCGCGCCGCTTCGCGGCCCTGATGCTCCAGTCGTTCCAGGCGAACCCGGTCCGTACGCCGCTTCCGCCCGCGGTCCGGCTGCCGCTCTCCCGGCGATAG
- a CDS encoding NADP-dependent oxidoreductase, with the protein MRAIEFAEYGPPSVVYVAEVPQPHAGPGEIRIAVRASGVSPGEMRIRSGALRDVVPVTFPFRTGFDAAGVVDEVGDGVAGVDEGDEVFGMVGAATRGANAEFAVLTGWAPKPAGWSWEEAGGAAGAVETSTRVLDRLAVRAGQTLLVQAAAGGVGTVAVQLAVARGATVIGTASAHNHDFLRSLGAEPTTYGTGLAARVGALAPAGVDAVFDCAGGALPDLVAIAGDTARVVTIADMDAAAHGVHMSHGAPADETGKAVGAGADPLAVHGLALAVTLAGEGRLRVPVAAAFPLAEAAAAHELSETRHARGKIVLMS; encoded by the coding sequence ATGAGAGCAATCGAGTTCGCCGAGTACGGGCCGCCCAGTGTGGTGTACGTCGCCGAGGTGCCGCAGCCGCACGCGGGGCCGGGTGAGATCAGGATCGCCGTCCGGGCGTCGGGCGTCTCACCAGGAGAGATGCGGATCCGCTCCGGGGCCCTGCGCGACGTCGTACCGGTCACGTTCCCCTTCAGGACCGGCTTCGACGCCGCAGGTGTCGTGGACGAGGTCGGCGACGGTGTCGCGGGGGTGGATGAGGGCGACGAGGTGTTCGGCATGGTCGGTGCGGCCACCCGCGGCGCCAACGCCGAGTTCGCGGTCCTGACCGGCTGGGCGCCCAAACCGGCCGGGTGGAGCTGGGAAGAGGCGGGTGGCGCCGCCGGCGCCGTCGAGACGTCCACCCGGGTCCTCGACCGGCTCGCCGTCCGCGCCGGACAGACCCTGCTCGTACAGGCGGCGGCCGGTGGGGTCGGCACCGTCGCCGTCCAGCTCGCCGTCGCCCGTGGCGCCACCGTCATCGGTACGGCGAGCGCGCACAACCACGACTTCCTGCGCTCCCTCGGCGCCGAGCCGACGACGTACGGGACGGGGCTCGCCGCCCGGGTCGGCGCGCTGGCACCGGCCGGGGTCGACGCCGTCTTCGACTGCGCCGGAGGCGCGCTGCCGGACCTCGTCGCCATCGCGGGCGACACCGCGCGCGTGGTGACGATCGCCGACATGGACGCGGCGGCCCACGGCGTCCACATGTCGCACGGAGCGCCGGCCGACGAGACGGGCAAGGCCGTCGGAGCGGGCGCCGACCCGCTGGCGGTGCACGGGCTCGCGCTCGCCGTCACGCTCGCCGGTGAGGGCCGGCTGCGGGTGCCGGTCGCCGCGGCGTTCCCGCTCGCGGAGGCGGCGGCAGCGCACGAACTGAGCGAGACCCGCCATGCCCGAGGGAAGATCGTGCTGATGAGCTGA
- a CDS encoding MFS transporter: protein MSPARPPATPAQAPADAAPWGDHPFSRRFTSPLFIGSALNPVNSSLIATALVPIAHGLGVSIGQTTALVTALYLASAIAQPTAGKAAEVFGPRRVFLAGIVLVAVGGLVGGFAQNLLTLLVSRVLIGLGTSCAYPTAMLLIRRRAHDAGLDQPPGGVLGGLQIAGIATASLGLPVGGVLVGAFGWRSVFFVNVPVALIALVATLAWVSPDGPLDRSRSARTVASNLDVTGIGGFAAAMIALLLFLFELPTAHWYLLAVSVVLWMALVAWELRARTPFLDIRLLAGNLPLTRTYLRYGLVLLCVYVVLYGITQWVETVRGLSETASGLLLLPMTLVSGLVIYPFSRRNLVRSPVIIASLTCLVASAGVLMLSASAWIGWIVVITLVFGVAMGAGAAGNQTALYAQAPAEQLGTASGLLRTFGYVGSIASSAITGIVFHTHVTDGGVHLIGWIMIGVSLVLVAMTVTDRKLGSVRSKG from the coding sequence ATGTCCCCCGCCCGTCCCCCGGCCACTCCAGCACAGGCGCCCGCGGACGCCGCGCCCTGGGGTGACCACCCGTTCTCCCGGAGATTCACCAGCCCGCTGTTCATCGGCTCGGCGCTCAACCCGGTCAACAGCTCCCTCATCGCGACCGCCCTGGTGCCCATCGCCCACGGGCTCGGCGTGTCGATCGGGCAGACGACGGCGCTGGTCACCGCGCTCTACCTGGCGAGCGCCATCGCCCAGCCCACCGCGGGCAAGGCCGCCGAGGTGTTCGGGCCACGGCGGGTGTTCCTGGCCGGCATCGTGCTCGTCGCGGTGGGCGGTCTGGTGGGCGGCTTCGCCCAGAATCTGCTCACCCTGCTGGTCAGCCGGGTGCTGATCGGGCTCGGCACGTCGTGCGCGTATCCGACGGCGATGCTGCTCATCCGCCGCCGCGCCCACGACGCAGGGCTCGACCAGCCGCCCGGCGGTGTGCTGGGCGGGCTGCAGATCGCCGGTATCGCCACCGCCTCCCTCGGGCTGCCGGTCGGCGGGGTCCTGGTCGGCGCCTTCGGCTGGCGCTCGGTCTTCTTCGTCAATGTGCCCGTCGCGTTGATCGCACTCGTCGCGACGCTGGCCTGGGTGTCGCCCGACGGACCGCTCGACCGCTCGCGCAGCGCCCGTACCGTCGCCTCCAACCTCGATGTGACCGGGATAGGGGGTTTCGCGGCCGCGATGATCGCGCTGCTGCTGTTCCTCTTCGAACTGCCGACCGCGCACTGGTATCTGCTGGCTGTCTCGGTCGTGCTGTGGATGGCGCTCGTGGCCTGGGAGCTGCGCGCCCGCACCCCGTTCCTCGACATCCGGCTGCTCGCCGGAAATCTGCCACTGACCAGGACGTATCTGCGCTACGGGCTGGTGCTGCTCTGTGTCTACGTCGTGCTCTACGGCATCACGCAGTGGGTGGAGACCGTGCGCGGTCTGTCCGAGACGGCGTCCGGTCTGCTGCTCCTGCCCATGACGCTGGTCTCCGGGCTGGTGATCTACCCGTTCTCCCGGCGCAATCTGGTCCGGAGCCCCGTCATCATCGCGTCCCTGACGTGTCTGGTCGCCTCCGCCGGTGTGCTGATGCTCAGCGCGTCGGCCTGGATCGGCTGGATCGTCGTCATCACGCTCGTCTTCGGCGTGGCGATGGGCGCGGGCGCGGCGGGCAACCAGACCGCCCTCTACGCCCAGGCCCCGGCGGAGCAGCTCGGCACCGCCTCCGGGCTGCTGCGCACCTTCGGTTACGTCGGCTCGATCGCCTCGTCGGCCATCACCGGCATCGTCTTCCACACCCATGTCACGGACGGCGGTGTCCATCTCATCGGCTGGATCATGATCGGCGTCAGTCTCGTGCTGGTCGCGATGACCGTGACCGACCGCAAGCTGGGGTCCGTGCGCAGCAAGGGGTGA
- a CDS encoding MarR family winged helix-turn-helix transcriptional regulator, translated as MTEAEKSAGESAAVRGTATRLRVSLGAFRRRVHEAATEGDLTGPELTAVSRLDRGGPSTIAELARREQISPQAMGATVAGLERRGLVVREPDANDGRRSILTLTPAGRTAIRSGRSAIVDKMVVALDESFTREEIAALDEAALLIERLADLL; from the coding sequence GTGACTGAGGCAGAGAAGTCCGCCGGCGAGAGCGCCGCGGTCCGCGGGACGGCGACACGACTACGCGTCTCCCTGGGGGCGTTCAGGCGCCGGGTCCACGAGGCCGCGACCGAGGGTGACCTGACAGGTCCGGAGCTGACGGCCGTTTCGCGGCTGGACCGAGGGGGCCCTTCGACCATCGCCGAGCTGGCCAGACGCGAGCAGATCAGCCCGCAGGCGATGGGCGCGACGGTCGCAGGGCTCGAACGGCGCGGTCTGGTCGTACGCGAGCCGGACGCCAACGACGGACGCCGTTCGATCCTCACGCTCACACCGGCAGGCCGGACCGCGATCCGGTCGGGTCGCAGCGCGATCGTCGACAAGATGGTCGTCGCGCTGGACGAGTCGTTCACCCGCGAGGAGATCGCCGCCCTCGACGAGGCCGCGCTGTTGATCGAGCGGCTCGCCGATCTCCTCTGA
- a CDS encoding MFS transporter, translating into MPEEQLPRRRSPFSRRVRGLAMDTAPLQIASFRRLWTSTVVTSVGSQLTAVAVPLQIYDDTHSSVWVGVSGVVALVPLVVFALWGGAIADMMDRRKLLLISNCGIAATSLLFWAQAAAGLHSVWVLMVLLGLQQGLFGINSPTRTASVARLVPPEQLPSATALISTVTQLGQIVGPMLAGVLVPVVGLSSLYLCDTIALCATLWAVWQLPPLPPLGGVVRRAGLRDVVEGFRYLSTQRLLLVSFLADVIAMVFGMPRALFPQMAQVDFGDPPGGGYALGVLYAAIPAGALLGGLLSGTFARVRRHGAMVVGAVCAWGLAVAVFGLSGPLWLAAVALAVAGAADMVSMVFRGSILQLAATDEMRGRMQGVFTVVVAGGPRLADALHGVTGSSIGPRATVTGGGLLVVLAMLAMALAVPAFWRYRLATTPTEQTLEK; encoded by the coding sequence ATACCCGAAGAGCAGCTGCCCCGGCGCCGATCGCCCTTCTCCCGCCGGGTGCGGGGTCTCGCGATGGACACCGCCCCCTTGCAGATCGCGTCGTTCCGGCGGCTGTGGACGTCCACGGTCGTCACCTCGGTCGGCAGCCAACTCACCGCCGTCGCCGTCCCCTTGCAGATCTACGACGACACGCACTCGTCGGTCTGGGTGGGGGTGTCCGGCGTGGTGGCCCTGGTGCCGCTGGTGGTGTTCGCGCTGTGGGGCGGCGCCATCGCCGACATGATGGACCGGCGCAAACTGCTGCTCATCAGCAACTGCGGCATCGCCGCCACCTCGCTGCTGTTCTGGGCGCAGGCAGCGGCGGGACTCCACTCGGTGTGGGTCCTGATGGTCCTGCTCGGCCTCCAGCAAGGCCTGTTCGGGATCAACTCGCCCACCCGGACGGCCTCGGTCGCCCGGCTCGTACCGCCCGAGCAGCTGCCGTCGGCGACGGCGCTGATCTCCACCGTGACCCAACTCGGCCAGATCGTGGGACCGATGCTGGCCGGTGTGCTGGTGCCGGTGGTCGGCCTGTCGAGTCTGTATCTGTGCGACACGATCGCGCTGTGCGCGACGCTCTGGGCGGTGTGGCAGCTGCCCCCGCTGCCACCGCTGGGCGGCGTGGTCCGGCGGGCCGGGCTGCGGGACGTGGTCGAGGGGTTCCGGTATCTGTCGACGCAGCGGCTGCTGCTGGTGTCGTTCCTGGCCGATGTGATCGCGATGGTGTTCGGGATGCCGCGCGCGCTGTTCCCGCAGATGGCGCAGGTCGACTTCGGCGATCCGCCGGGCGGCGGATACGCGCTCGGCGTGCTCTACGCGGCGATTCCGGCCGGCGCCCTGCTGGGCGGTCTGCTGTCCGGCACGTTCGCCCGGGTACGACGGCACGGGGCGATGGTGGTGGGCGCCGTGTGCGCCTGGGGCCTCGCGGTGGCCGTGTTCGGTCTTTCCGGGCCGCTGTGGCTGGCGGCGGTCGCCCTGGCCGTGGCGGGCGCCGCCGACATGGTCTCGATGGTCTTCCGCGGCTCCATCCTGCAGCTGGCGGCGACGGACGAGATGCGTGGCCGGATGCAGGGGGTGTTCACCGTGGTCGTCGCGGGCGGTCCTCGGCTGGCGGACGCCCTGCACGGCGTGACCGGCTCGTCGATCGGCCCCCGCGCGACCGTGACGGGCGGGGGGCTGCTGGTCGTGCTGGCCATGCTCGCGATGGCCTTGGCCGTACCGGCGTTCTGGCGCTACCGCCTGGCGACGACACCGACGGAACAGACCCTGGAGAAGTGA
- a CDS encoding Xaa-Pro dipeptidyl-peptidase yields MRIPSHRRALVSLAVTAALAAAGMPAAAHAAQKPSIKVTADGTQPVFSYQDAIREYVRVQSTVDSDGDGKKDLIRVDIVRPRESDRGLKVPVIMDESPYYDNLGRGNESERKTYDAAGVQTKSPLYYDNYFVPRGYAVLNVDMDGTTKSDGCPTSGGASDVLGGKAVVDWLNGRATAYDAQGKRVKASWTTGRTGMIGKSYDGTLANGVAATGVKGLETIVPISAISSWYDYSRMSGTLFSRHQEDGLADTVDTDPPAKCAAVQQELLTGQDDTTGDYNAFWKERDYRSGTIGDVSKVHASVFATQGLNDLNVKPNQFSTWWSGLAEQGVPRKVWLSQYGHVDPFDYRRDAWVDTLHQWFDHWLWRIPNDIMKKPRVDLEVGPDTWATQSDWPAPQAEPVTLRPQADGGLGLAAARGTATYTDTGQDEATVVSDPTAAAPYRLAYTTPPLTRDTRVSGTPKVSLKVKLDKPTANLGALLVDYGTDTRVNYLDGREGVKTLTTEDCNGESTALDDACYKQVVTDTVTSDVNVVARGYIDAQNRRSLSHPTPVEPGVATPVRWDTLPQDYVFKAGHRLALVLVGTDTDIQSDRATGARISVDLAGSGITLPVVTGRAADPLFSTERTWHGPSRVTLPKPHRSFR; encoded by the coding sequence ATGCGGATCCCATCACACCGAAGAGCTCTCGTCTCGCTCGCCGTCACGGCCGCCCTCGCGGCGGCCGGGATGCCTGCCGCCGCCCATGCGGCGCAGAAACCTTCCATCAAGGTCACCGCCGACGGGACACAGCCCGTCTTCTCGTACCAGGACGCCATCAGGGAGTACGTCCGGGTGCAGTCGACCGTCGACTCCGACGGCGACGGCAAGAAGGACCTGATCAGGGTGGACATCGTCCGCCCCAGGGAGAGCGACCGGGGGCTCAAGGTCCCCGTCATCATGGACGAGAGCCCGTACTACGACAATCTCGGCCGCGGCAACGAGTCGGAGCGCAAGACCTACGATGCCGCCGGGGTCCAGACCAAGTCACCGCTGTACTACGACAATTACTTCGTGCCGCGCGGCTACGCCGTGCTGAACGTCGACATGGACGGGACGACGAAGTCCGACGGCTGCCCGACCTCGGGCGGCGCCTCCGACGTGCTCGGCGGCAAGGCCGTCGTGGACTGGCTGAACGGCCGCGCCACGGCGTACGACGCGCAGGGCAAGCGGGTCAAGGCGAGCTGGACGACCGGCCGTACCGGCATGATCGGCAAGTCCTACGACGGCACGCTGGCCAACGGCGTCGCCGCGACCGGGGTGAAGGGCCTGGAGACGATCGTGCCGATCTCGGCGATCAGCTCCTGGTACGACTACAGCCGCATGAGCGGCACCCTGTTCTCCCGGCACCAGGAGGACGGCCTCGCCGACACCGTCGACACCGATCCGCCCGCCAAGTGCGCCGCGGTGCAGCAGGAGCTGCTGACAGGCCAGGACGACACGACCGGCGACTACAACGCCTTCTGGAAAGAACGGGATTACCGCAGCGGAACCATCGGCGACGTGAGCAAGGTGCACGCGTCCGTGTTCGCCACGCAGGGTCTCAACGACCTCAACGTCAAGCCCAACCAGTTCTCCACGTGGTGGTCGGGGCTGGCCGAGCAGGGCGTCCCGCGCAAGGTGTGGCTGTCCCAGTACGGCCATGTCGACCCGTTCGACTACCGGCGCGACGCCTGGGTGGACACCCTGCACCAGTGGTTCGACCACTGGCTGTGGCGCATACCCAACGACATCATGAAGAAGCCGCGGGTGGACCTGGAGGTCGGTCCCGACACCTGGGCCACCCAGTCCGACTGGCCGGCGCCGCAGGCCGAGCCGGTCACCCTGCGTCCGCAGGCGGACGGCGGGCTCGGTCTCGCAGCGGCCAGGGGCACCGCCACCTACACCGACACCGGGCAGGACGAGGCCACGGTGGTGAGCGACCCGACGGCCGCCGCACCGTACCGCCTCGCCTACACGACACCGCCGCTGACGCGCGACACCAGGGTGTCCGGTACGCCGAAGGTGAGCCTCAAGGTCAAGCTGGACAAGCCGACGGCGAACCTCGGCGCGCTCCTCGTCGACTACGGCACCGACACCCGGGTCAACTACCTGGACGGCAGGGAAGGGGTGAAGACCCTCACCACCGAGGACTGCAACGGTGAGAGCACGGCGCTGGACGACGCCTGCTACAAGCAGGTGGTCACCGACACGGTGACGTCCGACGTCAACGTGGTGGCGCGCGGCTACATCGACGCCCAGAACCGTCGTTCGCTCAGCCACCCGACCCCGGTGGAACCGGGCGTCGCCACGCCGGTCCGCTGGGACACCCTCCCGCAGGACTACGTCTTCAAGGCCGGACACCGGCTCGCGCTGGTGCTCGTCGGCACCGACACCGACATCCAGAGCGACCGGGCCACCGGTGCCCGGATCAGCGTCGACCTGGCGGGCAGCGGAATCACCCTGCCGGTGGTCACCGGGCGCGCGGCCGACCCGCTCTTCTCCACAGAGCGGACCTGGCACGGCCCGTCCCGCGTGACCCTGCCGAAACCGCACCGCTCCTTCCGATGA